One Synergistaceae bacterium DNA segment encodes these proteins:
- a CDS encoding S24/S26 family peptidase → MNFSEYLDLHGTLTYTNVGTSMLPLLCQGRDLFTITKKSEARCKRGDVVLYERPPGKYILHRVIEVREKDYIILGDNCISKEYGITDKNILGIMTSYTRSGVEHSINSLGYKIYTFLIMHTIGARIFLKKLLYKFKRIIKIFIYHE, encoded by the coding sequence TTGAATTTTAGCGAATATCTTGATTTACACGGGACTTTGACTTATACGAACGTGGGAACTAGTATGCTGCCTCTTTTGTGTCAGGGCCGGGATTTATTCACTATCACAAAGAAAAGTGAGGCGCGCTGCAAACGCGGTGATGTTGTATTATATGAACGTCCGCCCGGTAAATATATTTTGCATAGGGTTATCGAGGTCAGGGAGAAAGATTATATAATTCTCGGCGATAACTGCATAAGTAAAGAATACGGAATAACGGACAAAAATATTTTAGGCATAATGACAAGTTATACACGTTCGGGCGTTGAACATAGCATAAATAGTTTAGGCTATAAAATTTATACGTTCCTGATAATGCACACGATCGGAGCTAGAATATTTTTAAAGAAGTTATTATATAAATTTAAGAGGATCATAAAAATTTTTATTTATCATGAATAA
- a CDS encoding 4Fe-4S dicluster domain-containing protein — MRGIHTSINDIRRAIFTEVAKLSYNYKEGDLSEMELIPYRIIPGEVSRYRDSVFLERAIIEERMRLAMGLPKRSAAEHAPVSLGAEECVHPEKYYQPPLINIIKFACHSCPDNKVVITNQCQGCLARPCSQVCPKDAIYFEKGQAHIDESKCIKCGRCMGVCQYGAILRMERPCAKACGMKAIRSDEYGRADIDQDKCVSCGMCLANCPFGAIADKAQIFQCIQAIRSETPVYAAIAPAVAGQFGKSLTPEKMRAAFKALGFHDLVEVAVGADLCTLQEAEDFIKEVVEEKKLPFMGTSCCPAWSVMAKKEFPQYAECISMALTPMVLTGRLIKKEHPGCKVAFIGPCAAKKLEASRRTIRSDIDFVLTFEEVLGMFEAKEVDFDNLESKPVPNSASADGRGFAVSGGVASAVLNCIKHTHPDLDIKVEYAEGLDNCRKMLQLAKAGKYNGYLLEGMGCPGGCVGGAGTVQLINQAANEVAKIKKSTQKLHAYESEYNSILPQLEE; from the coding sequence ATGAGAGGAATTCATACGTCTATTAACGATATTCGCCGGGCAATTTTTACGGAAGTAGCAAAACTTTCATATAATTATAAAGAAGGCGACTTATCAGAAATGGAATTAATACCGTATAGAATAATCCCGGGTGAAGTCTCGCGTTATCGTGACAGTGTCTTTCTTGAGCGTGCAATAATTGAAGAAAGAATGCGGCTCGCTATGGGTTTGCCGAAAAGATCAGCTGCCGAACATGCGCCAGTCTCACTAGGTGCTGAAGAGTGCGTTCACCCCGAAAAATATTATCAGCCGCCGTTAATCAATATCATAAAATTTGCGTGTCATTCCTGCCCTGATAACAAAGTAGTAATCACAAATCAGTGTCAAGGCTGTCTAGCTCGTCCGTGCAGTCAAGTATGCCCTAAAGACGCTATTTATTTCGAGAAAGGCCAAGCCCATATTGACGAGTCAAAATGTATCAAGTGCGGCCGCTGTATGGGAGTCTGTCAATACGGTGCAATCTTACGAATGGAACGGCCCTGCGCAAAAGCCTGCGGAATGAAGGCAATCAGGAGCGACGAATATGGCCGTGCAGATATTGATCAAGATAAATGCGTTTCTTGCGGTATGTGTCTTGCAAATTGTCCATTTGGTGCTATAGCTGACAAGGCTCAAATTTTCCAGTGTATACAGGCAATCAGAAGCGAGACTCCCGTTTATGCGGCAATAGCTCCGGCCGTTGCTGGCCAGTTCGGGAAGAGTTTAACGCCTGAAAAAATGCGCGCTGCTTTCAAAGCTCTGGGATTTCACGATTTAGTAGAAGTTGCTGTCGGTGCTGATTTATGTACGTTACAGGAGGCCGAAGATTTTATTAAGGAAGTCGTCGAGGAGAAAAAATTGCCTTTCATGGGTACATCGTGCTGTCCTGCGTGGTCAGTCATGGCAAAAAAGGAATTCCCGCAATATGCAGAATGTATAAGCATGGCACTAACTCCGATGGTATTGACTGGGCGGTTAATCAAGAAGGAGCACCCCGGCTGTAAAGTTGCTTTTATAGGCCCATGTGCAGCAAAGAAATTAGAAGCCAGCCGCAGAACTATTCGCAGTGATATTGATTTTGTATTAACATTTGAAGAAGTACTCGGCATGTTTGAGGCGAAAGAAGTAGATTTTGATAATCTCGAGTCAAAACCTGTTCCGAATTCTGCCAGTGCTGACGGCCGGGGATTTGCTGTTAGCGGAGGAGTCGCGTCGGCCGTGTTAAATTGTATTAAGCACACTCACCCTGATTTAGATATCAAAGTAGAATACGCAGAGGGACTCGATAATTGCCGTAAAATGCTGCAGCTTGCTAAGGCCGGAAAATATAACGGTTATTTACTTGAGGGCATGGGCTGTCCGGGCGGATGTGTCGGCGGAGCTGGTACTGTTCAATTAATTAATCAGGCCGCTAACGAGGTCGCTAAAATCAAGAAATCGACTCAGAAATTACACGCCTATGAAAGCGAATATAATTCAATTTTGCCGCAGCTCGAAGAATAA
- a CDS encoding rubrerythrin family protein: protein MANKYAGTQTEKNLQAAFAGESQARNKYTYFASVAKKEGYEQIAALFLKTADNEKEHAKMWFKELDGIGDTAANLAAAADGENYEWTDMYEGFAKTAEAEGFKALAVKFRLVAAIEKHHEERYRALLKNVQAQEVFARSEVKVWECRNCGHIVVGTKAPEICPACAHPKAYFEINAENY from the coding sequence ATGGCAAATAAATACGCAGGAACTCAGACGGAGAAAAATTTGCAGGCGGCCTTTGCAGGTGAGTCGCAGGCTCGTAACAAGTATACTTATTTTGCTTCAGTTGCTAAGAAAGAAGGTTATGAGCAGATAGCGGCGTTATTCTTGAAGACAGCTGACAACGAGAAAGAACACGCTAAAATGTGGTTCAAGGAACTTGACGGAATCGGCGACACAGCAGCCAATCTCGCAGCAGCAGCAGACGGCGAAAATTACGAGTGGACGGACATGTATGAGGGCTTTGCTAAGACAGCAGAGGCAGAAGGCTTTAAAGCTCTTGCAGTAAAATTCAGACTCGTAGCAGCAATTGAGAAACATCACGAGGAACGCTACAGGGCATTATTAAAGAATGTACAGGCCCAAGAAGTTTTTGCACGCAGTGAGGTTAAAGTCTGGGAGTGCAGAAATTGCGGACATATCGTAGTCGGCACAAAAGCTCCGGAAATTTGCCCGGCATGTGCTCATCCTAAGGCATATTTTGAGATCAACGCAGAGAATTATTAA
- a CDS encoding flavodoxin family protein translates to MKALFVNGSPRKNWNTAKLLESAMKGASESGAETELIHLYDYKYKGCVSCFACKLKNKNFDGICVYRDELRPVLEKAFNSDIIIMGSPIYFSFVTGMMRSFIERLLFPVMTYSTDSNGQLIKNVDKKICTGSIYTMNASENIAAKIGYNELLAANDAAFKRVLGYNESLCVYETLQFSDYSRYECNMFDGNQRLERNKTIFPEDLRKAYEFGQRLVKKASE, encoded by the coding sequence GTGAAAGCATTATTTGTAAACGGCAGTCCGCGCAAAAATTGGAACACTGCCAAACTTTTAGAAAGCGCAATGAAGGGAGCTTCTGAATCAGGAGCCGAGACGGAATTAATACACCTTTATGACTATAAATATAAAGGCTGTGTCTCGTGTTTTGCGTGTAAGCTCAAGAATAAAAATTTTGACGGTATTTGTGTTTATCGCGACGAATTAAGGCCAGTTCTTGAGAAGGCTTTTAACTCTGATATTATTATAATGGGCAGCCCGATTTATTTCAGCTTTGTAACCGGCATGATGAGATCATTTATTGAGAGATTATTATTTCCTGTTATGACTTACAGCACGGACTCGAACGGTCAATTAATTAAGAATGTCGATAAAAAAATTTGCACGGGCAGTATTTATACAATGAACGCGTCAGAAAATATTGCGGCAAAAATCGGCTATAATGAATTACTCGCAGCAAATGACGCAGCTTTTAAACGTGTACTCGGCTATAACGAGAGTCTTTGTGTGTATGAGACTTTGCAATTTAGCGATTACTCGCGCTATGAGTGCAATATGTTTGACGGGAATCAGAGACTCGAACGCAATAAAACAATATTCCCTGAAGACTTGAGAAAAGCATACGAATTCGGGCAGCGTTTAGTCAAGAAAGCAAGCGAATAA
- a CDS encoding alcohol dehydrogenase catalytic domain-containing protein: MKAVQIVKPNELRIIDMPKPVINEHDNVLVKIKASGICGSDVGIYHGTNAAATYPRVIGHEIVGEIVEVAPNVKTRKVGERVIIDQVTACGHCYACRKSRPNVCQNLQVRGVHIDGGYREFMVVPEKDCYLLPDFLEYKDAVMIEPTTIAVQCCSRAQLESEDDVLIIGAGALGSSLLRIVKLFNPHSIIMADIDEARLDEALSNGATAKINSRTEDLVKRAKELTGGYGPTVTIDAACVKGSLLSACQAAGNATRVITMGFSIAPDEINQFVITSKELDIRGSRLQNRKFAEVIKLVNEHKVNLNGAVSHTFPFMEAQKAFDFVDSRDPSIRKISLIFD, encoded by the coding sequence ATGAAAGCAGTACAAATTGTTAAACCTAATGAGCTTAGAATTATAGACATGCCCAAGCCCGTAATTAACGAGCATGATAACGTACTCGTCAAAATAAAAGCGTCGGGGATCTGCGGCTCAGACGTTGGAATCTATCACGGAACTAACGCGGCGGCAACTTATCCCAGAGTCATAGGTCATGAAATTGTCGGCGAAATTGTAGAAGTCGCCCCGAATGTTAAGACTCGCAAAGTCGGTGAAAGAGTAATTATAGATCAAGTAACAGCTTGCGGACATTGTTACGCCTGCAGGAAGTCGCGCCCTAATGTGTGTCAAAATTTGCAGGTCCGAGGCGTTCATATTGATGGAGGTTACCGCGAATTTATGGTCGTTCCCGAGAAAGATTGTTATTTGCTGCCTGATTTTCTCGAATATAAAGACGCTGTAATGATTGAGCCGACTACTATAGCCGTACAGTGCTGTTCACGCGCGCAGCTTGAGAGTGAGGACGATGTATTAATAATCGGAGCGGGGGCACTGGGAAGCAGCTTATTACGAATCGTGAAATTATTTAATCCTCATAGTATCATAATGGCCGATATTGACGAGGCCAGACTCGACGAGGCATTATCGAATGGAGCGACCGCAAAAATTAATTCACGCACTGAAGATTTAGTTAAACGCGCTAAAGAATTAACCGGAGGTTACGGCCCTACAGTTACCATTGATGCCGCCTGCGTTAAAGGGAGTCTATTAAGTGCCTGCCAAGCTGCCGGAAATGCTACACGAGTTATAACTATGGGATTCAGCATAGCACCCGACGAAATAAATCAATTTGTGATCACGTCTAAGGAGCTTGATATTCGCGGATCTCGTTTACAAAATCGCAAATTCGCCGAAGTCATTAAACTCGTGAATGAACACAAAGTAAATTTAAACGGTGCAGTCTCTCACACATTCCCATTCATGGAAGCTCAGAAAGCATTTGACTTTGTTGACAGCAGAGACCCGTCAATCCGTAAAATTTCGCTGATATTTGACTAA
- a CDS encoding nucleotidyltransferase family protein gives MNNSNQEYKKIAEIVIYLAGCAVNSQIPEREKFSGAGLEDIYKFAEFHKISALICMALESAGVKNDLFLQSKGLSFSRITRLEIDALELFDRLEHAKIWYMPLKGYIIKNYYPAFGMREMSDIDILFDSSQARKVRAIMQDMGFETKNFNSGAHDVYQKKPVSNFELHRDLFGPTAEKFYNYYHEIKRKLILKAGSNYYYEFSKEDLYIYITAHEYKHYSSGGTGLRSLIDIYLFMKKFAGELDYNYISCELDKLGLTEFEANNKSLAMNLFSGGDVNIINQEIYNYMITSGAKGLIEHRVSNKLKTRSKLKYLCERIFLSDLELRERFPFFYKHKILLPFLVIYRGFRALTVKRKSIMIELKSFMKVNKLPPQQ, from the coding sequence ATGAATAATAGCAATCAAGAATACAAGAAAATAGCTGAAATAGTAATATATCTCGCGGGCTGTGCTGTTAATTCGCAGATTCCTGAACGTGAAAAATTTTCGGGCGCGGGTCTTGAAGATATATACAAATTTGCGGAATTTCACAAGATAAGTGCTTTAATTTGCATGGCCTTAGAGTCCGCCGGAGTCAAGAATGATTTATTTTTGCAGTCAAAGGGATTATCTTTCAGCAGAATAACGAGACTCGAAATTGACGCGTTAGAATTATTTGACAGGCTCGAACACGCTAAAATTTGGTACATGCCTCTGAAGGGGTATATCATAAAAAATTATTATCCTGCTTTCGGAATGCGCGAGATGTCCGACATAGATATATTATTTGACTCAAGTCAAGCTCGTAAAGTCCGGGCAATAATGCAAGATATGGGCTTTGAGACGAAAAATTTTAATTCAGGAGCTCATGATGTTTACCAGAAAAAGCCGGTAAGTAATTTCGAGCTGCATAGAGATTTATTCGGTCCGACTGCAGAAAAATTTTATAATTATTATCATGAAATTAAGCGCAAATTAATTCTTAAAGCAGGCAGCAATTATTATTACGAGTTCAGTAAAGAAGATTTATATATTTATATTACTGCTCATGAATATAAACACTACTCTTCAGGCGGGACGGGGCTGCGTTCATTGATTGATATATATTTATTCATGAAAAAATTTGCCGGCGAGCTTGATTATAATTATATTTCATGTGAACTTGATAAACTCGGCTTGACTGAATTTGAGGCAAATAATAAATCACTTGCTATGAATCTTTTCAGCGGCGGCGATGTAAATATAATAAATCAAGAAATTTATAATTATATGATTACTTCAGGAGCTAAGGGACTTATTGAGCATAGAGTCAGCAACAAATTAAAGACTCGCAGTAAATTGAAATATTTATGTGAACGGATTTTTTTGTCTGATTTAGAACTTAGAGAGCGATTCCCATTTTTCTATAAGCATAAAATATTATTGCCTTTTCTCGTGATTTATCGCGGGTTCAGGGCTTTAACGGTGAAGAGAAAATCTATAATGATCGAGCTAAAATCTTTCATGAAAGTAAATAAACTCCCTCCGCAACAATAA
- a CDS encoding PqqD family protein — translation MDGFIVDLLKNDTSESEIINALLEKFDAPEDIITANVHETISKLQEINALEF, via the coding sequence TTGGATGGATTTATAGTTGACTTGTTAAAGAATGACACGAGCGAGTCAGAAATTATTAACGCCTTACTTGAGAAATTTGACGCTCCAGAAGATATAATAACAGCCAATGTTCACGAGACTATAAGCAAATTACAGGAAATTAACGCACTTGAATTTTAG
- a CDS encoding type II secretion system protein, producing MIKRKGFTLVELLIVVVIMGVLTSMMSISSVGSTDSAKASAIIGNLVTMRKAALADYIENGDTNWTDADSVREAIAAYMNTKETAITAAKFSVLKQDAWYILYEFQTDDSSSVKDKIAGKANLTGLYAATAATTVTNNIYTNVANNTHVAIKVR from the coding sequence ATGATAAAGCGCAAGGGCTTCACGCTCGTTGAATTATTAATCGTGGTCGTTATTATGGGAGTATTAACTTCTATGATGTCAATTTCAAGTGTAGGCTCAACTGATTCGGCCAAAGCGTCCGCAATAATCGGGAATCTTGTTACAATGAGAAAAGCAGCATTAGCAGATTATATAGAAAATGGCGATACAAACTGGACAGACGCTGATTCTGTACGTGAAGCAATCGCAGCATATATGAATACTAAGGAAACAGCTATAACAGCAGCTAAATTTTCTGTATTAAAACAAGACGCTTGGTATATTTTATATGAATTTCAGACCGATGATAGCAGCTCGGTAAAGGATAAAATCGCAGGCAAAGCTAATCTTACTGGACTCTACGCGGCCACTGCTGCAACTACTGTTACAAATAATATATATACAAATGTTGCTAATAATACACATGTAGCAATAAAAGTCCGTTAA